One region of Planctomycetota bacterium genomic DNA includes:
- a CDS encoding DUF1501 domain-containing protein — MHRRHFLQSTASLAGAALFSRPLMAAPEPALIKGKAEHVISIWLGGGMAQTDTFDPKRRGDPAAKKAGSYYDAIDTAVPGIRLCEHLGKLAPLMERVTAVRTVHHDVIDEHAAATNRMHTGRPISGTISYPSIGSIIAHQRGSASGDAPPYVLIGYPNVTRGPGFLGAQSGYLYLTDTSRGPAGLSRPPDISTERQERRGRFRAAMQAAAPLTEDSKLKSYDAAIEQSLKFSGPAFSRVFQLDQEPGDLRQRYGGEFGQRCLLSRRLVEQGVRFVEVSHNLNFLNGTGWDTHNQGILKQHELIKELDSAVAALIADLEARRLLDKTLIVITTEFGRPPEFDGGGGRGHQGSAFTCVLAGGGLRHRGAWGETDDLAKKIVAHPVGVPDFFATICAAVGVDYRANLHDGDRPVPITDQGAPIKELFG; from the coding sequence ATGCACCGCAGACACTTCCTCCAATCCACCGCCTCACTGGCAGGTGCGGCCCTCTTTTCTCGCCCGCTCATGGCCGCCCCGGAACCGGCGCTCATCAAGGGAAAGGCCGAGCACGTCATCTCCATCTGGCTCGGCGGCGGCATGGCGCAGACCGACACCTTCGACCCCAAACGGCGCGGCGACCCCGCGGCGAAAAAGGCCGGCTCCTACTACGACGCGATCGACACGGCCGTTCCCGGCATCCGTCTGTGCGAGCATCTGGGCAAACTCGCGCCGCTGATGGAACGGGTGACGGCGGTGCGCACCGTGCATCATGACGTCATCGACGAGCACGCCGCCGCCACCAACCGCATGCACACCGGCCGCCCCATCAGCGGCACCATCAGCTATCCTTCGATCGGCTCCATCATTGCTCACCAGCGCGGCTCCGCCTCCGGCGACGCGCCGCCCTATGTGCTGATCGGCTACCCGAACGTCACCCGCGGCCCAGGATTCCTCGGCGCGCAGTCCGGCTATCTTTACCTCACCGACACCAGCCGTGGCCCGGCAGGTCTCTCCCGTCCGCCCGATATCAGCACGGAGCGCCAGGAGCGTCGCGGCCGTTTTCGCGCCGCCATGCAGGCCGCGGCCCCGCTGACCGAAGACTCGAAACTAAAAAGCTACGATGCCGCCATCGAACAAAGCCTGAAGTTCAGTGGCCCGGCCTTCAGCCGCGTATTCCAACTCGACCAGGAGCCCGGTGACCTCCGCCAGCGCTACGGCGGCGAGTTCGGGCAGCGCTGTTTGCTCAGCCGCCGGCTCGTCGAGCAGGGGGTCCGCTTCGTCGAGGTCTCGCACAACCTGAACTTCCTCAACGGCACCGGCTGGGACACGCACAACCAGGGCATTTTGAAACAGCACGAGTTGATCAAGGAACTCGACAGCGCCGTCGCCGCCCTGATCGCCGATCTCGAAGCGCGGCGTCTGCTTGATAAGACTCTGATCGTGATTACCACCGAGTTCGGCCGTCCGCCCGAGTTCGACGGTGGTGGCGGTCGCGGACATCAGGGGAGTGCCTTCACCTGCGTGCTGGCCGGAGGCGGCCTGCGACACCGCGGCGCCTGGGGCGAGACGGATGATCTCGCCAAGAAGATCGTCGCCCATCCGGTCGGCGTGCCCGACTTTTTCGCGACCATCTGCGCCGCCGTCGGTGTCGATTACCGCGCCAACCTCCACGACGGCGACCGCCCCGTGCCGATCACCGACCAAGGGGCGCCGATCAAAGAACTGTTTGGCTGA
- a CDS encoding phospholipase C, phosphocholine-specific, with product MGTRRDFIKKAMLLSGAMGWNGSTFESIARAAAIDPAPGSTYADAEHVVILMQENRSFDHCFGTLKGVRGFNDPRAMRLANGYPVWLQSNAAGETYAPFRFDIRGTNITWLGDTPHSRSSQVDAHHDGKYDRWIDAKKVRRTGAEHMPMTMGYFTREDVPFNYALADAFTVCDQNFCSAMTSTTPNRLYLWSGTIRGEQNGDAKAYIRNDVPYGEAHWTTFPELLERHDVSWKVYQNELTAGGGFSDEERRWLSNFGDNPLEELSQFNVRFSPRYVARLKSQTEELPGEIAKLKAVLAKPLPEAGGTAAAKKAFDKAQQALEKSKRDIAKKEDVLRQAREELKKWSRENFEQLSNEARNLYEKAFSTNLGDPDQHQLASLSYEANGEKRELKIPKGDILHQFRQDVNSGRLPAVSWLVAPANFSDHPSTPWYGSWYVSEVIDILTKNPEVWKKTIFILNYDENDGYFDHIPPFTAPDPAKPETGKCSPGIDTGVEYIRRERELAHGVAENEAREGPTGLGFRVPMIIASPWSRGGRVCSQVFDHTSVFRFVQNWLGKKTGKQIAENTISLWRKTVCGDLTSAFRPFDASADQKLATLEKTPFIKGIHDAKYQPLPSNYRMLTAEEIAKTADDPRTSPHLPQQEHGVKPSSALPYQLYADARLSDDRRTLVVGLEARNEVFGARSAGSPFNIFTPAKYAATNADGKQAAFEHVGSRSYAVIAGDRLTDSWPVASFENGLYHLCVSGPNGFYREHRGSAHDPALVIECDYERTPADASKLTGKILLLVRSTDARKSYDVTFKDQAYGAEPIRQTITAGSAPTRILIDPCRGQGWYDFSLLVQGFEQFEKRHAGRVETGADGITDPYMGRLV from the coding sequence ATGGGCACTCGCCGCGACTTCATCAAAAAGGCCATGCTGCTCTCCGGAGCGATGGGCTGGAACGGTTCCACGTTCGAATCCATCGCCAGGGCGGCGGCCATCGATCCGGCGCCCGGCAGCACCTATGCGGACGCCGAGCATGTGGTGATTCTCATGCAGGAAAACCGCTCGTTCGATCACTGCTTCGGCACGCTCAAGGGCGTGCGCGGTTTCAACGATCCGCGCGCGATGCGGCTCGCGAACGGCTACCCGGTCTGGTTGCAGAGCAACGCCGCGGGCGAGACATATGCGCCCTTCCGCTTCGACATCCGTGGCACGAACATCACCTGGCTGGGCGACACGCCGCACTCGCGTTCCAGCCAAGTGGATGCGCATCATGACGGCAAATACGATCGCTGGATCGACGCGAAGAAAGTCCGACGCACAGGCGCCGAGCACATGCCGATGACGATGGGCTATTTCACACGCGAGGATGTGCCATTCAATTACGCGTTGGCCGACGCCTTCACGGTTTGTGACCAAAACTTTTGCTCTGCGATGACCAGCACCACGCCGAATCGGCTTTACCTTTGGTCCGGGACGATTCGCGGCGAGCAGAACGGCGACGCGAAGGCCTACATTCGCAACGACGTTCCCTATGGCGAGGCGCACTGGACGACCTTTCCGGAGCTGCTCGAGAGGCACGACGTCTCCTGGAAGGTATACCAAAACGAGCTCACCGCCGGCGGGGGATTCTCCGATGAAGAACGCCGCTGGCTCTCCAACTTTGGGGACAACCCGCTGGAGGAACTCTCGCAGTTCAACGTGCGCTTTTCCCCGCGCTATGTCGCGAGACTCAAATCGCAGACTGAGGAATTGCCCGGCGAGATCGCGAAATTGAAGGCGGTGCTCGCGAAACCGCTGCCGGAGGCTGGCGGAACGGCGGCAGCGAAGAAGGCATTCGACAAGGCGCAGCAGGCGCTGGAAAAGTCGAAGAGGGACATCGCCAAAAAGGAAGATGTGCTCCGCCAGGCACGAGAGGAGTTGAAGAAATGGAGCCGGGAAAACTTCGAACAGCTCAGCAACGAAGCGAGGAATCTTTACGAAAAAGCCTTCAGCACGAATCTGGGCGATCCCGACCAGCATCAGCTCGCGAGCCTGAGCTACGAGGCGAACGGCGAGAAACGCGAGTTAAAGATCCCCAAGGGCGACATCCTCCACCAGTTCCGCCAGGACGTGAACAGCGGCCGTCTTCCCGCCGTGTCGTGGCTCGTGGCTCCGGCAAACTTCAGCGACCATCCTTCGACGCCCTGGTATGGCAGTTGGTATGTCTCCGAGGTCATCGACATCCTGACGAAGAATCCCGAGGTCTGGAAGAAGACCATCTTCATCCTGAACTATGACGAGAACGACGGTTACTTCGACCACATCCCGCCGTTCACCGCGCCTGACCCGGCAAAGCCCGAAACCGGCAAATGCTCGCCCGGCATCGACACGGGCGTCGAATACATCCGCCGCGAGCGGGAGCTGGCGCACGGCGTCGCGGAGAACGAAGCGCGCGAAGGCCCGACGGGCCTCGGTTTCCGCGTGCCCATGATCATCGCGTCGCCGTGGAGCCGCGGCGGGCGAGTCTGCTCACAGGTATTCGATCACACGTCGGTGTTCCGCTTCGTGCAAAACTGGCTGGGTAAGAAAACCGGCAAGCAAATCGCGGAAAACACCATCAGCCTGTGGCGTAAAACGGTGTGTGGCGACCTCACATCCGCGTTTCGTCCGTTCGATGCGAGCGCAGACCAGAAGCTCGCCACGCTGGAGAAGACGCCGTTCATCAAGGGCATCCACGACGCCAAGTATCAGCCGTTGCCCAGCAATTACCGGATGTTGACGGCGGAGGAAATCGCGAAGACAGCGGACGATCCACGCACTTCGCCGCATCTGCCGCAACAAGAACACGGCGTGAAACCGTCAAGCGCACTGCCCTACCAGCTTTATGCCGATGCGCGCTTGAGTGACGATCGTAGGACGCTGGTCGTCGGGCTGGAAGCGCGCAATGAAGTTTTCGGCGCACGCTCCGCCGGATCTCCCTTCAACATTTTCACGCCCGCCAAATACGCCGCCACTAACGCTGATGGAAAGCAGGCCGCCTTCGAGCACGTGGGCAGCCGGTCCTACGCCGTCATCGCCGGTGACCGCCTTACCGACTCCTGGCCTGTGGCGTCCTTTGAAAATGGGCTCTATCACCTTTGCGTGAGCGGCCCCAACGGCTTCTACCGCGAGCACCGTGGCAGCGCGCACGATCCCGCGCTGGTCATCGAGTGCGATTACGAGCGGACGCCCGCCGATGCGAGCAAACTCACCGGAAAGATCCTGCTGCTAGTCAGATCTACCGACGCGCGGAAATCCTACGACGTGACTTTCAAGGACCAGGCTTATGGCGCCGAACCGATACGCCAGACCATCACCGCGGGAAGCGCGCCGACGAGAATCCTGATCGATCCGTGCCGCGGTCAGGGCTGGTATGACTTCAGCCTTCTCGTACAGGGGTTCGAGCAGTTTGAGAAACGTCACGCCGGCCGTGTCGAGACGGGCGCCGACGGAATCACCGACCCATACATGGGCCGGCTGGTTTGA
- a CDS encoding glycerophosphodiester phosphodiesterase: MIRTTFLSQVAFVIAAWMSLGTLRADEKTPFHFAHRGGAYEFEENTLFAFKSSYEKGIRGYELDVRLTNDGELVVLHDDSLDRTHHGKGPVEHLNADEARKVRSRKQNEPLLFLDTLLAYLKDKPGMYVEFEMKTSNKELYPDSRITNYAAKLHQKVTAFVPQGSTYIFTSFDQRPLKAIKQIDANADIMLIKGGPLTPELMEAARAIGSKRIAAKMEGTTRLAVLEAQKQGFIVTGWPGHNLKDYFLGLGLGVDAICSDVPVQVQEYIDRKK, from the coding sequence ATGATTAGAACCACCTTTCTTAGCCAAGTCGCCTTCGTTATTGCCGCATGGATGTCTCTCGGCACACTGCGTGCAGACGAAAAAACGCCGTTCCATTTCGCTCACCGTGGTGGAGCGTACGAGTTTGAAGAGAACACGCTCTTCGCATTCAAGAGCAGCTACGAAAAGGGTATTAGGGGGTATGAGCTTGATGTGCGCTTGACCAACGACGGCGAACTGGTGGTTCTGCATGATGATTCGCTGGATCGGACTCATCACGGCAAAGGGCCGGTCGAACACTTAAACGCAGACGAAGCCAGAAAGGTTCGTTCCAGGAAGCAGAACGAGCCGCTGCTCTTCCTGGACACACTGCTTGCTTACTTGAAGGACAAGCCCGGCATGTATGTGGAGTTCGAGATGAAGACCAGCAACAAGGAGCTTTATCCAGATTCCCGTATTACCAATTATGCCGCCAAGCTGCATCAAAAGGTCACGGCATTCGTCCCGCAAGGATCGACTTATATTTTCACCTCCTTCGACCAGCGCCCTCTGAAGGCAATCAAGCAGATAGACGCCAATGCTGACATCATGCTGATCAAAGGCGGCCCGCTGACCCCGGAACTGATGGAGGCGGCAAGAGCCATCGGCTCCAAAAGAATCGCGGCAAAAATGGAAGGCACAACGCGTCTGGCTGTGCTGGAAGCCCAAAAACAGGGGTTCATTGTGACCGGCTGGCCGGGCCACAATCTCAAAGATTACTTCCTTGGGCTCGGCCTGGGCGTGGACGCCATCTGCAGTGACGTCCCGGTACAAGTACAGGAATACATCGACCGCAAAAAGTAA
- a CDS encoding DUF1080 domain-containing protein — MLKSFAIFLVCVAPYAASAQEPAASRKAIPLFNGRDLTGWYTYTVETGYENPGIFTVVDGMVKIAGGKDDIGYFGGMVTKEAYGNYHLTLEYKWGGPTYGKRKDKSRDSGVLLHCVGPNEPGPWMTSYELQIIEGGTGDLLVVNATKKDDAGNPIDLSVTAEVAMQGKQRVYKPGAEPSTWVNSGRLNWYGRDPDWKDVAGIRGKNDVESPLGEWTKVECIAKADTVTYLVNGKVVNKATGLSLTKGKILIQTEGAELYVRNIVLTPLE; from the coding sequence ATGCTTAAGTCATTTGCAATCTTCCTCGTCTGCGTCGCGCCCTATGCCGCATCGGCTCAAGAGCCCGCCGCTTCTCGCAAGGCGATCCCGCTCTTCAATGGTCGCGACCTGACGGGTTGGTACACTTACACGGTCGAGACAGGCTACGAAAATCCCGGTATCTTCACGGTCGTCGACGGCATGGTCAAAATTGCCGGAGGCAAGGACGACATCGGTTACTTCGGCGGCATGGTCACCAAAGAGGCCTACGGTAATTATCACCTGACGCTGGAGTACAAGTGGGGCGGGCCGACCTACGGCAAACGGAAAGACAAATCGCGCGACAGCGGCGTGCTGCTCCACTGCGTCGGGCCTAACGAACCTGGACCGTGGATGACGAGCTACGAGTTGCAAATCATCGAAGGAGGAACCGGCGATCTGCTTGTGGTCAACGCCACGAAAAAAGACGACGCCGGCAATCCGATTGATCTTTCCGTCACCGCGGAAGTGGCCATGCAGGGCAAACAACGCGTCTACAAGCCGGGGGCCGAGCCGTCGACATGGGTAAACAGCGGGCGCTTGAATTGGTACGGCCGCGACCCCGATTGGAAAGACGTGGCCGGCATTCGCGGCAAGAACGACGTGGAAAGCCCGCTGGGCGAATGGACGAAGGTGGAGTGTATTGCCAAAGCCGATACGGTCACCTATCTGGTGAACGGCAAAGTCGTGAACAAGGCGACCGGGCTAAGCCTGACAAAAGGAAAGATCTTGATCCAGACCGAAGGCGCGGAACTCTACGTCCGCAACATCGTACTGACGCCGCTGGAATGA